From a region of the Streptomyces sp. B21-083 genome:
- a CDS encoding endonuclease/exonuclease/phosphatase family protein, translating into MRVVTWNLWWRFGPWEARRKAILSVLRELRPDVVGLQEVWECDGENIAAWIADELGLHWTWAPSETPERWQRRIGGEKVDVGNAVLSRWPVVESEAMRLPAPDELDDGRLALYARLAAAPGHHVPFFTTHLTSAAHASEVRRQQVTALAEFVAKRRVGTAYPPVITGDFNAWPDSDEIRLFGGYKTAPAVPGQVPGFGPSARIDYVFVGPPGRGGLGHVRKVERAGHGAVDGIWPSDHAAVVADLASA; encoded by the coding sequence ATGCGTGTGGTGACCTGGAACCTGTGGTGGCGGTTCGGGCCCTGGGAAGCGCGGCGGAAGGCGATTCTGTCCGTGCTGCGGGAGCTGCGGCCGGACGTGGTCGGGCTTCAGGAGGTCTGGGAGTGCGACGGCGAGAACATCGCCGCCTGGATCGCCGACGAACTCGGACTGCACTGGACCTGGGCGCCCTCCGAGACACCCGAGCGTTGGCAGCGGCGTATCGGGGGCGAGAAGGTCGACGTGGGCAACGCGGTGCTGAGCCGCTGGCCCGTCGTCGAGAGCGAGGCGATGCGGCTGCCGGCCCCGGACGAGTTGGACGACGGTCGCCTGGCTCTCTACGCCCGGCTCGCCGCTGCCCCGGGCCACCACGTGCCCTTCTTCACGACCCACCTCACCTCCGCGGCCCACGCCTCGGAGGTCCGCCGTCAACAGGTCACCGCACTCGCGGAGTTCGTGGCGAAGCGACGTGTCGGCACCGCCTATCCGCCCGTCATCACCGGCGACTTCAACGCCTGGCCCGACTCCGACGAGATCCGTCTCTTCGGCGGCTACAAGACCGCCCCGGCCGTCCCCGGCCAAGTCCCCGGGTTCGGCCCCAGCGCGCGCATCGACTACGTCTTCGTCGGGCCGCCGGGACGGGGTGGGCTCGGGCATGTTCGGAAGGTGGAACGCGCCGGGCACGGGGCCGTGGACGGCATCTGGCCGTCCGATCACGCGGCGGTGGTGGCGGATCTCGCGTCCGCCTGA
- a CDS encoding TIGR03619 family F420-dependent LLM class oxidoreductase: MRLAVTIFLTDETITPTRLARELEQRGFAGLYLPEHTHIPVERTSPYPAGGDLPPEYGRTLDPFVALGQAAAVTERLALGTGITLVAQHDPIDLAKQIATLDHLSGGRFTLGLGYGWNVEEAADHGVEWRTRRDLTRDRMALMRALWADEPTAYEGEFGRVRASTAYPKPVQKARGPVNGPRTLIGGSAGPKLFAHISEYADGWLPIGGRGLSESLPVLRSVWADAGRDPAALQVVPYAVQPSPGKLAHYAELGIEECVVQLPPAGEAEVLGLLDGYAEYV; encoded by the coding sequence ATGCGCCTAGCCGTCACGATCTTCCTCACCGACGAGACGATCACCCCGACCCGGCTCGCCCGTGAGCTGGAACAGCGTGGGTTCGCCGGGCTGTATCTGCCCGAGCACACGCACATCCCGGTCGAGCGGACCAGCCCGTACCCGGCGGGCGGTGACCTGCCGCCCGAGTACGGCCGTACGCTCGACCCCTTCGTCGCGCTCGGTCAGGCCGCCGCCGTCACCGAGCGGCTCGCCCTCGGCACGGGCATCACGCTCGTCGCCCAGCACGACCCGATCGACCTCGCCAAGCAGATCGCGACCCTGGACCACCTCTCCGGCGGACGCTTCACCCTCGGTCTCGGCTACGGCTGGAACGTCGAGGAGGCCGCCGACCACGGGGTGGAGTGGCGCACGCGGCGCGACCTGACCCGGGACCGGATGGCGCTGATGCGCGCCCTGTGGGCGGACGAACCGACCGCGTACGAGGGGGAGTTCGGGAGGGTACGGGCCAGCACCGCTTACCCCAAGCCGGTCCAGAAGGCGCGCGGGCCGGTGAACGGCCCCCGCACCCTCATCGGCGGCTCGGCCGGGCCGAAACTGTTCGCTCACATCAGCGAGTACGCCGACGGCTGGCTGCCGATCGGCGGGCGCGGCCTGTCCGAGTCGCTGCCCGTGCTGCGGTCGGTGTGGGCGGACGCGGGCCGCGACCCGGCCGCGCTCCAGGTCGTCCCGTACGCCGTCCAGCCCAGCCCGGGGAAGCTCGCCCACTACGCGGAGCTGGGCATCGAGGAGTGTGTGGTGCAGCTGCCGCCGGCGGGAGAGGCCGAGGTGCTGGGCCTGCTGGACGGGTACGCGGAGTACGTGTAG
- a CDS encoding Rrf2 family transcriptional regulator, whose protein sequence is MSRPTNTQFAVGVHVLTLLAGRPDQPMSSDATTDSVNASPVYVRRVLGQLREAGLVMSRSGPNGGWTLARTPADITLGDVWRAIQGTDPVLALHTPAPDCTVGRSVHSTLADLERRTARAVEDELDSVTMQDVVRDAIAATRA, encoded by the coding sequence ATGAGCCGCCCCACCAACACCCAGTTCGCCGTCGGCGTGCACGTGCTCACGCTCCTCGCGGGCCGGCCCGACCAGCCGATGAGCTCGGACGCCACGACCGACAGCGTCAACGCCAGCCCCGTGTACGTCCGCCGGGTACTCGGCCAGCTGCGCGAGGCCGGGCTCGTGATGTCCCGCTCCGGCCCGAACGGCGGCTGGACACTCGCCCGCACCCCCGCCGACATCACCCTCGGCGACGTATGGCGCGCGATCCAGGGGACCGACCCGGTGCTCGCCCTGCACACCCCCGCCCCCGACTGCACCGTCGGCCGGTCGGTGCACTCCACACTCGCCGACCTCGAACGCCGCACGGCGCGCGCCGTCGAAGACGAGCTGGACAGCGTGACGATGCAGGACGTGGTCCGCGACGCGATCGCGGCGACGCGGGCTTAG
- a CDS encoding CehA/McbA family metallohydrolase produces the protein MCEDDHGMSSGNSMARRALFATGAAAALTLGSVTFSHGTPAEAADGGADRTEPRSETRTVRGTLPLGSPDFVYLPVEIPHGVRELKVAYSYDRPSVPAGTAGNALDIGVFDQRGTELGGKGFRGWSGGARTEFFVRADDATPGYIPGLVKAGTWHIALGPYTVSPQGLAYELTITLTYGEPGDVVDPVYPPERAKGRGRAWYRGDCHLHTWYSDGRRTPAEIAALARAAGLDFINSSDHNTHSAHAHWADQAGDDLLIMVGEEVTTRNGHVVALGTDPGTFVDWRYRARDNRFGKYARQIRRAGGLVVPAHPHATCVGCNWKFGFAEADAVEVWNGTYSPEDEVALADWDGMLVASVRSAREGAGSRGWIPAMGNSDAHRDPDPVGVPQTVVLAEDLTRQAIQEGLRAGRSYVAESRSVSLAFTASGPKGEHADIGSRLKVAQDAPVTVRLEVSGAPRCTVRFVTDQGVLFTSGVLPVAGAGVVEWRTTAQYAAYVRAEVRHEAVLAPLPGALAAFTNPIFLGR, from the coding sequence ATGTGCGAAGACGACCACGGAATGAGTTCGGGAAACAGCATGGCCAGACGCGCCCTCTTCGCGACGGGAGCCGCCGCCGCGCTTACGTTGGGAAGCGTGACCTTCTCCCACGGCACCCCGGCCGAAGCGGCGGACGGCGGAGCCGACCGGACGGAGCCCCGGTCGGAGACCCGGACCGTGCGCGGCACGCTGCCCCTCGGCTCCCCCGACTTCGTCTATCTGCCCGTCGAAATCCCGCACGGTGTACGGGAGTTGAAGGTCGCCTACAGCTACGACCGCCCGTCCGTCCCGGCCGGCACCGCGGGCAACGCGCTCGACATCGGCGTCTTCGACCAGCGCGGCACCGAACTGGGCGGCAAGGGCTTCCGGGGCTGGTCGGGCGGGGCGCGCACGGAGTTCTTCGTCCGCGCGGACGACGCCACGCCCGGCTACATCCCCGGCTTGGTGAAGGCGGGGACCTGGCACATCGCGCTGGGCCCCTACACGGTCTCCCCGCAGGGCCTCGCGTACGAGCTCACCATCACCCTGACCTACGGCGAGCCCGGCGACGTCGTCGACCCGGTCTACCCGCCGGAGCGCGCCAAGGGGCGGGGCCGGGCCTGGTACCGGGGTGACTGCCATCTGCACACCTGGTACTCGGACGGCCGCCGCACCCCGGCCGAGATCGCGGCCCTCGCGCGGGCGGCGGGCCTGGACTTCATCAACTCCTCGGATCACAACACCCACTCCGCGCACGCCCATTGGGCCGACCAGGCGGGTGACGACCTCCTGATCATGGTGGGCGAGGAGGTGACGACCCGTAACGGTCACGTGGTCGCGCTCGGCACCGATCCGGGTACGTTCGTCGACTGGCGCTACCGGGCCCGTGACAACCGCTTCGGCAAGTACGCGCGCCAGATCCGGCGAGCCGGCGGCCTGGTGGTCCCGGCCCACCCGCACGCCACCTGTGTCGGCTGCAACTGGAAGTTCGGCTTCGCGGAGGCGGACGCGGTGGAGGTGTGGAACGGCACCTACTCGCCCGAGGACGAGGTGGCGCTCGCGGACTGGGACGGCATGCTGGTGGCGTCCGTGAGATCCGCGAGAGAGGGCGCGGGCAGCCGTGGCTGGATTCCGGCCATGGGCAACAGCGACGCCCACCGCGACCCCGACCCGGTGGGCGTCCCGCAGACGGTGGTACTCGCCGAGGACCTGACCCGGCAGGCGATCCAGGAGGGGCTGCGGGCGGGCCGCTCGTACGTCGCCGAGTCCAGGTCGGTCTCCCTCGCCTTCACGGCCTCCGGCCCGAAGGGCGAACACGCGGACATCGGGAGCCGGTTGAAGGTCGCGCAGGACGCCCCGGTCACGGTCCGCCTGGAGGTGTCCGGCGCCCCGCGCTGCACGGTCCGCTTCGTCACGGACCAGGGCGTCCTGTTCACCAGCGGGGTCCTGCCGGTGGCGGGCGCGGGGGTCGTGGAGTGGCGTACGACGGCCCAGTACGCGGCGTACGTCCGGGCGGAGGTGCGGCACGAGGCCGTACTCGCGCCGCTGCCCGGCGCGTTGGCGGCGTTCACCAACCCGATCTTCCTGGGCCGGTAG
- a CDS encoding bifunctional FO biosynthesis protein CofGH: MTTPEISGTGPTERPGGATGPTENSMRRALKRARDGVALDVGEAAVLLQARGEALDDLTASAARVRDAGLEAAGRPGVITYSKSVFIPLTRLCRDKCHYCTFVTVPGKLRRAGHGMFMSPDEVLDIARRGAALGCKEALITLGDKPEDRWPEAREWLDAHGYDDTIAYVRAISIRILEETGLLPHLNPGVMSWTDFQRLKPVAPSMGMMLETTATRLWSEPGGPHYGSPDKEPAVRLRVLEDAGRSSVPFTSGLLIGIGETYEERAESLFALRRISRAYHSIQELIIQNFRAKPDTAMRGMPDAELDELVATVAVARHIMGPSACLQAPPNLVDSEYERLIGAGIDDWGGVSPLTIDHVNPERPWPQIEELREKSATVGFELRERLCVYPEFVQRGEPWLDPRLLPHVRALADPETGLAREDAVVEGHPWQEPEEVFVSSGRTDLHTTIDTDGRTSDRREDFDVVYGDWGALREAAAPGMVPERIDTDVRQALRTAADDPTKLTDDEALALFHADGPALDALCQVADDVRKSAVGDDVTYIVTRNINFTNVCYTGCRFCAFAQRRTDADAYTLSLDQVADRAQQAWDLGAVEVCMQGGIHPDLPGTAYFDIAKAVKERVPGMHVHAFSPMEVVNGATRTGMSIREWLTAAKEAGLDTIPGTAAEILDDEVRWVLTKGKLPTATWIEVVTTAHELGIRSSSTMMYGHVDQPRHWLGHFRTLARIQQQTGGFTEFVTLPFIHTNAPVYLAGIARPGPTMRDNRAVIAMARLLLHTHIPNIQTSWVKLGTEGAAEMLRSGANDLGGTLMEETISRMAGSSYGSYKSVKDLIAVAEAAGRPAKPRTTLYGEVTEERQQAAALSDGHLPELLPVLD, encoded by the coding sequence ATGACGACTCCCGAGATTTCCGGAACCGGCCCCACCGAGCGCCCCGGCGGCGCCACCGGCCCGACCGAGAACTCCATGCGTCGCGCCCTCAAACGTGCCCGGGACGGCGTCGCCCTCGACGTCGGTGAGGCGGCGGTGCTGCTCCAGGCCCGTGGCGAGGCCCTCGACGACCTCACCGCGTCCGCGGCCCGCGTCCGGGACGCCGGCCTGGAGGCCGCGGGACGCCCCGGCGTCATCACGTACTCGAAGAGCGTCTTCATCCCTCTGACCCGGCTCTGCCGGGACAAGTGCCACTACTGCACCTTCGTGACCGTCCCGGGCAAGCTCCGCAGGGCCGGACACGGCATGTTCATGTCCCCGGACGAGGTTCTCGACATCGCCCGACGCGGCGCCGCCCTCGGCTGCAAGGAAGCGCTGATCACCCTCGGCGACAAGCCCGAGGACCGCTGGCCCGAGGCGCGCGAGTGGCTCGACGCGCACGGCTACGACGACACGATCGCGTACGTCCGCGCCATCTCGATCCGCATCCTGGAGGAGACGGGCCTGCTGCCCCACCTCAACCCGGGCGTGATGTCCTGGACCGACTTCCAGCGGCTGAAGCCCGTCGCCCCCTCCATGGGCATGATGCTGGAGACGACGGCCACCCGCCTCTGGTCCGAGCCGGGCGGCCCGCACTACGGCTCTCCGGACAAGGAACCCGCCGTACGGCTAAGGGTGTTGGAGGACGCGGGCCGGTCGTCCGTCCCCTTCACCTCGGGCCTCCTGATCGGGATCGGCGAGACGTACGAGGAGCGGGCGGAGTCGTTGTTCGCCCTCCGCAGGATCTCCCGCGCCTACCACTCCATCCAGGAGCTGATCATCCAGAACTTCCGCGCCAAGCCGGACACCGCGATGCGCGGTATGCCGGACGCGGAACTGGACGAGCTCGTCGCGACGGTGGCCGTGGCACGCCACATCATGGGCCCGAGCGCCTGCCTCCAAGCCCCGCCCAACCTCGTCGACTCCGAGTACGAGCGGCTGATCGGCGCCGGCATCGACGACTGGGGCGGGGTCTCCCCGCTCACCATCGACCACGTCAACCCGGAACGCCCCTGGCCCCAGATCGAGGAGTTGCGGGAAAAGTCGGCCACGGTCGGCTTCGAACTGCGCGAACGCCTCTGCGTCTACCCGGAGTTCGTGCAGCGGGGCGAGCCCTGGCTCGACCCGCGCCTGCTCCCTCACGTGCGAGCGCTCGCGGACCCGGAGACGGGCCTCGCCCGCGAGGACGCGGTCGTCGAGGGCCACCCGTGGCAGGAGCCGGAGGAGGTGTTCGTGTCGTCCGGCCGTACCGACCTGCACACCACGATCGACACCGACGGCCGTACGTCGGACCGGCGCGAGGACTTCGACGTGGTGTACGGCGACTGGGGCGCCCTGCGTGAGGCGGCGGCGCCCGGGATGGTGCCGGAGCGCATCGACACGGACGTACGGCAGGCGCTGCGCACGGCGGCCGACGACCCGACGAAGCTGACCGACGACGAGGCACTGGCGCTGTTCCACGCGGACGGCCCCGCCCTGGACGCCCTGTGCCAAGTCGCCGACGACGTACGGAAGTCGGCGGTCGGCGACGATGTCACCTACATCGTCACCCGGAACATCAACTTCACCAACGTCTGCTACACCGGCTGCCGTTTCTGCGCCTTCGCGCAGCGCAGGACCGACGCCGACGCGTACACGCTGTCCCTGGACCAGGTGGCGGACCGCGCCCAACAGGCCTGGGATCTCGGGGCAGTTGAGGTCTGTATGCAGGGCGGCATCCACCCCGACCTGCCGGGGACGGCGTACTTCGACATCGCGAAGGCGGTGAAGGAACGGGTACCCGGCATGCACGTACACGCCTTCTCGCCCATGGAAGTGGTGAACGGCGCGACCCGCACCGGGATGTCGATCCGCGAGTGGCTGACGGCCGCGAAGGAAGCCGGCCTCGACACGATCCCCGGCACGGCGGCGGAGATCCTCGACGACGAGGTCCGCTGGGTCCTCACCAAGGGCAAGCTGCCCACGGCCACCTGGATCGAGGTCGTGACGACCGCCCACGAGCTGGGCATCCGCTCCTCCTCCACGATGATGTACGGCCACGTCGACCAACCGCGCCACTGGCTCGGCCACTTCCGGACCCTGGCCCGCATCCAGCAACAGACGGGCGGCTTCACGGAGTTCGTCACCCTCCCCTTCATCCACACCAACGCACCGGTCTACCTCGCGGGCATCGCCCGCCCCGGCCCGACGATGCGCGACAACCGTGCGGTCATCGCCATGGCCCGCCTCCTCCTGCACACCCACATCCCCAACATCCAGACCAGCTGGGTGAAGTTGGGCACGGAGGGCGCGGCGGAAATGCTCCGCTCGGGCGCGAACGACCTGGGCGGCACGCTGATGGAGGAGACGATCTCGCGCATGGCCGGGTCGTCGTACGGCTCCTACAAGTCGGTCAAGGACCTGATCGCGGTGGCGGAGGCGGCCGGGCGGCCCGCAAAACCCCGGACCACCCTCTACGGGGAGGTCACGGAGGAACGGCAGCAGGCGGCGGCCTTGTCGGACGGCCATCTGCCGGAGCTGCTGCCTGTGCTGGACTGA
- a CDS encoding NAD(P)H-binding protein, with amino-acid sequence MKLAVSGASGHLGRQVTALLFDQVSPVDVVLLTRSPEGLADAAARGADVRPADFDDPDGLAEALAGVERLLLISTDAVGQSVTQHRAAIDAAVAAGVKHVIYTSLYRPDKGNPAGAADAHRETEEALTASPLAWTFLRNNLYAENQIATVAQAVASGRLVTNAGDGAVAYVAREDCAAAAAAVLTGEGHAGQAYDITGPAALSAADLAALGTTLTGAPVAVVQVDDDALIAGLVAAGLPEPVAPWIASFGVASREGWLDQPSSAVQDLTGRAPVSVRDVLEAHRAELSV; translated from the coding sequence GTGAAGCTCGCTGTCTCCGGCGCCTCGGGCCACCTCGGCCGTCAGGTCACCGCCCTTCTGTTCGACCAGGTCTCGCCCGTCGACGTCGTCCTGCTCACGCGCAGTCCGGAGGGGCTCGCCGACGCCGCCGCTCGCGGCGCCGACGTCCGGCCGGCCGACTTCGACGATCCGGACGGACTGGCGGAAGCGCTCGCAGGCGTCGAGCGCCTGCTGCTCATCAGTACCGACGCGGTCGGCCAGAGCGTGACGCAGCACCGGGCGGCCATCGACGCCGCGGTCGCCGCAGGCGTCAAGCACGTCATCTACACGTCGCTGTACCGCCCGGACAAGGGCAACCCGGCCGGCGCCGCCGACGCACACCGGGAGACCGAAGAGGCCCTGACGGCGAGCCCGCTCGCGTGGACGTTCCTGCGCAACAACCTCTACGCCGAGAACCAGATCGCGACCGTCGCCCAGGCCGTCGCCTCGGGCCGGCTCGTCACCAACGCGGGAGACGGCGCCGTCGCCTACGTCGCCCGCGAGGACTGCGCCGCTGCGGCCGCCGCCGTACTGACGGGCGAGGGGCATGCCGGGCAGGCCTACGACATCACCGGGCCCGCCGCGCTCTCCGCCGCCGACCTCGCCGCACTGGGCACGACGCTCACCGGCGCACCGGTCGCGGTCGTCCAGGTCGACGACGACGCGCTGATCGCCGGGCTTGTCGCGGCCGGACTGCCCGAGCCGGTCGCCCCGTGGATCGCGTCCTTCGGGGTCGCCTCGCGCGAAGGCTGGCTCGATCAGCCGAGCAGTGCCGTCCAGGACCTCACCGGCCGCGCGCCGGTCTCCGTCCGCGACGTGCTGGAGGCTCACCGGGCGGAGCTCTCCGTGTAA
- a CDS encoding nitroreductase/quinone reductase family protein: MSRFREFRFKAATTFQRRIGNPVTRRLPFQTLLETTGRTSGLPRVTPLGGRRVGDTFWLVSEFGEKSHYVRNIKAEPRVRVRIRGRWYPGTAHLLPDDDPIARLRTLPRVNSTGVRTLGTQLLTVRVDLEEAHR, from the coding sequence ATGTCCCGCTTCAGAGAGTTCAGGTTCAAGGCCGCCACCACCTTCCAGCGCCGGATCGGCAATCCCGTCACACGCCGCCTCCCCTTCCAGACCCTCCTGGAGACCACGGGCCGCACCTCGGGCCTCCCCCGCGTCACCCCGCTCGGTGGGCGACGCGTCGGCGACACGTTCTGGCTGGTCTCGGAGTTCGGCGAGAAGTCGCACTACGTACGCAACATCAAGGCCGAGCCCCGGGTACGGGTGCGGATCCGCGGACGCTGGTACCCGGGCACGGCCCACCTGCTGCCGGACGACGATCCGATCGCCCGGCTGCGGACGCTGCCTCGCGTGAACAGCACGGGCGTACGAACCCTGGGGACACAGCTGTTGACGGTGCGGGTGGATCTGGAGGAAGCACACCGATGA
- a CDS encoding LAETG motif-containing sortase-dependent surface protein — MKSRRALARPALAVAAALIPATLLSGTVASTSYATESPSPSASASASASASASPSVSASPSVSVTPTGAEQECPSEPGKDDEILRTTISAKTNKLVADSGWREITFKLENRSDIALKNVQVGLKRMADGNAPDSSQQLEVLEYVNLQEWDAKSRTWKSVWWDEVQIGGSLLGYHDVAPHKTTNVAVRIAVSKTMPYGRFPELEHENIGSGYIEVHSYGIPEGKGVCEYGDHWAFTIHKPGTDTGDGDGDGATSTPTTGPGGNTPTPQTGSTAPVTPDPTPTGDLAHTGASSALPVIAGAGTAAVALGAGAVYVVRRRKTGTGTEVS; from the coding sequence ATGAAATCTCGCCGTGCCCTGGCACGCCCGGCCCTGGCGGTCGCCGCCGCGCTGATTCCGGCGACGCTGCTGTCCGGAACGGTCGCGAGCACCTCGTACGCCACGGAGTCGCCGAGCCCGTCCGCCTCGGCGTCCGCGTCGGCCTCGGCGAGCGCTTCACCGTCGGTGTCCGCCTCCCCGTCCGTGTCCGTGACGCCCACCGGTGCGGAGCAGGAGTGCCCCAGTGAGCCGGGCAAGGACGACGAGATCCTGCGAACCACCATTTCCGCCAAGACCAACAAGCTTGTCGCGGACAGTGGTTGGCGCGAGATCACGTTCAAGCTGGAGAACCGCTCCGACATCGCCCTCAAGAACGTGCAGGTTGGGCTGAAGAGAATGGCGGACGGTAACGCCCCCGACAGCTCGCAGCAGCTTGAGGTGTTGGAGTACGTCAACCTCCAGGAGTGGGACGCCAAGTCCCGTACCTGGAAGAGTGTCTGGTGGGACGAGGTGCAGATCGGCGGCTCGCTGCTCGGCTACCACGACGTGGCCCCCCACAAGACGACGAACGTCGCCGTGCGCATCGCCGTCAGCAAGACCATGCCCTACGGCCGCTTCCCCGAGCTCGAACACGAGAACATCGGGTCCGGCTATATAGAGGTCCACAGCTATGGCATCCCCGAGGGCAAGGGTGTGTGCGAGTACGGGGACCACTGGGCCTTCACCATCCACAAGCCTGGCACGGACACCGGAGACGGTGATGGCGACGGAGCCACCTCCACGCCGACCACCGGACCCGGCGGCAACACCCCCACCCCCCAGACCGGCAGCACCGCACCGGTCACCCCTGACCCCACCCCCACCGGCGACCTCGCCCACACGGGCGCCTCCTCCGCGCTCCCGGTGATCGCCGGCGCGGGCACCGCCGCCGTGGCCCTCGGGGCCGGTGCCGTGTACGTCGTACGGCGCCGCAAGACCGGTACCGGCACCGAAGTTTCCTGA
- a CDS encoding glycoside hydrolase family 30 beta sandwich domain-containing protein — MTHSQNQPVNGRQGSPSRRTVLATMGALPVLTAAASAAGASRAAAAPATAAATVVVDPSARRQTIRGFGGMNHTAWIGDLTTAQRDTAFGTGEGRLGLSLLRIPVPEDRAAWNRDLATAKRAAELGVAVIASPWNPPASMVETFVHGSQTNARRLRYDMYGAYAQHLNDFTTYLRNNGVNLYAISVQNEPDYAQDWTWWTPAEMARFLRENAGSIGTKVIAPESFQYLKNMSDPILNDTAALANVDVIGAHLYGTPYANFPYPLFKQKGAGKELWMTEVYYPNSTDSADLWPQALDVGEHIHHAMVDAEFQAYIWWYIRRGYGPMREDGAISKRGACMAQFARFVRPGYVRIEATAKPASDVYVSAYRGSGSTVVVVAVNKGASAVSQQFTLANSTPSSVSSWLTDGSRNVAPQGASGVSNGSFTATLPARSVRTFVTG, encoded by the coding sequence ATGACGCACAGCCAGAACCAGCCCGTGAACGGGCGCCAGGGATCACCGAGCCGCAGGACCGTCCTGGCGACGATGGGGGCCCTGCCGGTCCTCACCGCCGCGGCGTCGGCCGCCGGTGCTTCGAGAGCCGCGGCGGCTCCGGCGACGGCCGCCGCCACGGTGGTCGTCGATCCGTCGGCGCGCCGCCAGACGATCCGGGGCTTCGGAGGCATGAACCACACGGCCTGGATCGGCGACCTCACAACTGCCCAGCGGGACACGGCATTCGGAACCGGAGAGGGGCGGCTCGGACTGTCGCTGCTGCGGATCCCGGTACCCGAGGACCGGGCGGCCTGGAACCGTGACCTGGCGACGGCGAAACGCGCGGCCGAACTCGGGGTGGCCGTCATCGCGTCGCCGTGGAATCCTCCCGCCTCCATGGTCGAGACCTTCGTCCACGGCAGCCAGACCAACGCCCGACGTCTCAGGTACGACATGTACGGCGCCTACGCCCAGCATCTCAACGACTTCACTACGTACCTGCGGAACAACGGAGTGAATCTGTACGCCATATCGGTGCAGAACGAGCCCGACTACGCGCAGGACTGGACGTGGTGGACCCCTGCGGAAATGGCCCGATTCCTGCGGGAGAACGCCGGCTCGATCGGCACCAAGGTCATCGCGCCGGAGTCCTTCCAGTACCTGAAGAACATGTCGGACCCGATCCTCAACGACACGGCGGCACTCGCGAACGTGGACGTGATCGGGGCCCACCTTTATGGCACGCCGTACGCGAACTTCCCCTATCCCCTGTTCAAACAGAAGGGCGCGGGCAAAGAACTCTGGATGACCGAGGTCTACTACCCCAACAGCACCGACTCGGCGGACCTCTGGCCCCAGGCGCTCGACGTGGGGGAGCACATCCACCACGCCATGGTGGACGCCGAGTTCCAGGCGTACATCTGGTGGTACATCCGGCGCGGCTACGGCCCCATGCGTGAGGACGGCGCGATCAGCAAGCGCGGTGCCTGCATGGCCCAGTTCGCCAGGTTCGTCCGGCCCGGATACGTACGGATCGAGGCGACGGCGAAACCGGCGTCGGACGTCTACGTCTCGGCGTACCGGGGCAGTGGCTCCACGGTCGTGGTGGTCGCCGTCAACAAGGGGGCCTCCGCGGTGAGTCAGCAGTTCACCCTGGCGAACAGCACACCGTCCAGCGTCTCGTCCTGGCTGACCGACGGGAGCAGGAACGTCGCGCCCCAGGGCGCATCCGGCGTGTCGAACGGCTCCTTCACCGCCACGCTGCCCGCTCGCAGCGTGCGGACGTTCGTGACGGGCTGA